From a region of the Theobroma cacao cultivar B97-61/B2 chromosome 8, Criollo_cocoa_genome_V2, whole genome shotgun sequence genome:
- the LOC18592740 gene encoding DEAD-box ATP-dependent RNA helicase 39 isoform X3, producing MKRAIKPLALGSLALSSELVSSTKPFTSIKPFSLIRPLSSSTAKATKETEKEQSFSPKSKRDALILEQFRQRHLRGSLKSNSKSKCKQQQQQQSSPPKSTSTVVEKARESEQVGFENDKSGATKVVSSFQELGLKAEIIGALGEMGIWVPSEIQCVGIPALLDGKSVVLSSDSGSGRTLAYLLPLIQDEALLSVKPKHPRAIVLCTSEEQCDQGFQVAGCISHHATMKSAMESGSGKSRTSENLPNDSIGMLVATPSETIKYIEERSVVPDDIKYLVLDEMDTMFGHGLGSEIHKILSLIKNRTSKAKDFGLQTVLVTSTITKMLGNRLSPLMEHLEQNNAGKVAAMMLEMDQQEVFDLTQSLDALKIKIDEAMDSLHLS from the exons ATGAAAAGAGCAATCAAACCGCTTGCCCTTGGCAGTCTTGCTCTCTCCTCTGAACTTGTTTCTTCAACCAAACCATTTACATCCATCAAGCCCTTTTCACTGATTAGGCCTCTCTCTTCCTCTACCGCTAAGGCCACCAAGGAAACAGAAAAGGAACAatctttttctccaaaatccaAGAGAGACGCCCTCATTCTTGAGCAGTTCAGACAAAGACATCTCAGAGGTTCACTCAAAAGCAACTCAAAGTCCAAATGTAAACaacagcaacaacaacaatcATCACCACCAAAATCTACTTCTACTGTTGTTGAAAAGGCAAGAGAAAGCGAACAAGTTGGTTTTGAGAATGACAAGAGTGGTGCTACTAAGGTTGTTTCTAGTTTCCAAGAACTGGGTTTGAAAGCTGAGATAATTGGGGCTTTGGGTGAGATGGGAATATGGGTTCCTTCGGAAATTCAGTGCGTTGGGATCCCAGCTTTGTTGGATGGGAAAAGTGTGGTCTTGAGTTCTGACTCTGGGTCTGGAAGGACTTTGGCTTACTTGTTGCCTCTTATTCAG GATGAGGCATTGCTAAGTGTGAAGCCAAAGCATCCCCGAGCTATTGTTTTATGCACCTCAGAGGAACAATGCGACCAG GGTTTTCAAGTAGCAGGCTGCATCAGCCATCATGCGACGATGAAATCTGCCATGGAAAGTGGTTCTGGCAAATCAAGAACCTCAGAGAATTTGCCAAATGACTCAATTGGCATGCTTGTTGCAACTCCTAGTGAGACTATTAAGTACATTGAGGAACGAAGTGTTGTTCCAGATGACATCAAATACCTG GTATTGGATGAAATGGACACTATGTTTGGTCATGGCCTTGGTTCTGAAATTCACAAGATCCTTTCGTTAATAAAGAATCGTACATCAAAAGCCAAAGACTTTGGACTTCAAACTGTTTTAGTGACTTCAACAATAACAAAG ATGTTGGGAAATCGGTTATCTCCTCTTATGGAGCATCTTGAGCAAAATAATGCCGGAAAGGTGGCTGCAATGATGCTGGAGATGGATCAACAAGAGGTATTTGACCTCACTCAGTCTCTGGATGCTTTGAAGATAAAAATTGACGAAGCAATGGATTCCCTTCATTTGTCTTGA
- the LOC18592740 gene encoding DEAD-box ATP-dependent RNA helicase 39 isoform X1: protein MKRAIKPLALGSLALSSELVSSTKPFTSIKPFSLIRPLSSSTAKATKETEKEQSFSPKSKRDALILEQFRQRHLRGSLKSNSKSKCKQQQQQQSSPPKSTSTVVEKARESEQVGFENDKSGATKVVSSFQELGLKAEIIGALGEMGIWVPSEIQCVGIPALLDGKSVVLSSDSGSGRTLAYLLPLIQVTSKYLHIAEQLLRQDEALLSVKPKHPRAIVLCTSEEQCDQGFQVAGCISHHATMKSAMESGSGKSRTSENLPNDSIGMLVATPSETIKYIEERSVVPDDIKYLVLDEMDTMFGHGLGSEIHKILSLIKNRTSKAKDFGLQTVLVTSTITKMLGNRLSPLMEHLEQNNAGKVAAMMLEMDQQEVFDLTQSLDALKIKIDEAMDSLHLS, encoded by the exons ATGAAAAGAGCAATCAAACCGCTTGCCCTTGGCAGTCTTGCTCTCTCCTCTGAACTTGTTTCTTCAACCAAACCATTTACATCCATCAAGCCCTTTTCACTGATTAGGCCTCTCTCTTCCTCTACCGCTAAGGCCACCAAGGAAACAGAAAAGGAACAatctttttctccaaaatccaAGAGAGACGCCCTCATTCTTGAGCAGTTCAGACAAAGACATCTCAGAGGTTCACTCAAAAGCAACTCAAAGTCCAAATGTAAACaacagcaacaacaacaatcATCACCACCAAAATCTACTTCTACTGTTGTTGAAAAGGCAAGAGAAAGCGAACAAGTTGGTTTTGAGAATGACAAGAGTGGTGCTACTAAGGTTGTTTCTAGTTTCCAAGAACTGGGTTTGAAAGCTGAGATAATTGGGGCTTTGGGTGAGATGGGAATATGGGTTCCTTCGGAAATTCAGTGCGTTGGGATCCCAGCTTTGTTGGATGGGAAAAGTGTGGTCTTGAGTTCTGACTCTGGGTCTGGAAGGACTTTGGCTTACTTGTTGCCTCTTATTCAG GTTACAAGCAAATATTTACATATTGCTGAACAGCTTCTGAGACAGGATGAGGCATTGCTAAGTGTGAAGCCAAAGCATCCCCGAGCTATTGTTTTATGCACCTCAGAGGAACAATGCGACCAG GGTTTTCAAGTAGCAGGCTGCATCAGCCATCATGCGACGATGAAATCTGCCATGGAAAGTGGTTCTGGCAAATCAAGAACCTCAGAGAATTTGCCAAATGACTCAATTGGCATGCTTGTTGCAACTCCTAGTGAGACTATTAAGTACATTGAGGAACGAAGTGTTGTTCCAGATGACATCAAATACCTG GTATTGGATGAAATGGACACTATGTTTGGTCATGGCCTTGGTTCTGAAATTCACAAGATCCTTTCGTTAATAAAGAATCGTACATCAAAAGCCAAAGACTTTGGACTTCAAACTGTTTTAGTGACTTCAACAATAACAAAG ATGTTGGGAAATCGGTTATCTCCTCTTATGGAGCATCTTGAGCAAAATAATGCCGGAAAGGTGGCTGCAATGATGCTGGAGATGGATCAACAAGAGGTATTTGACCTCACTCAGTCTCTGGATGCTTTGAAGATAAAAATTGACGAAGCAATGGATTCCCTTCATTTGTCTTGA
- the LOC18592740 gene encoding DEAD-box ATP-dependent RNA helicase 39 isoform X2 — protein MKRAIKPLALGSLALSSELVSSTKPFTSIKPFSLIRPLSSSTAKATKETEKEQSFSPKSKRDALILEQFRQRHLRGSLKSNSKSKCKQQQQQQSSPPKSTSTVVEKARESEQVGFENDKSGATKVVSSFQELGLKAEIIGALGEMGIWVPSEIQCVGIPALLDGKSVVLSSDSGSGRTLAYLLPLIQLLRQDEALLSVKPKHPRAIVLCTSEEQCDQGFQVAGCISHHATMKSAMESGSGKSRTSENLPNDSIGMLVATPSETIKYIEERSVVPDDIKYLVLDEMDTMFGHGLGSEIHKILSLIKNRTSKAKDFGLQTVLVTSTITKMLGNRLSPLMEHLEQNNAGKVAAMMLEMDQQEVFDLTQSLDALKIKIDEAMDSLHLS, from the exons ATGAAAAGAGCAATCAAACCGCTTGCCCTTGGCAGTCTTGCTCTCTCCTCTGAACTTGTTTCTTCAACCAAACCATTTACATCCATCAAGCCCTTTTCACTGATTAGGCCTCTCTCTTCCTCTACCGCTAAGGCCACCAAGGAAACAGAAAAGGAACAatctttttctccaaaatccaAGAGAGACGCCCTCATTCTTGAGCAGTTCAGACAAAGACATCTCAGAGGTTCACTCAAAAGCAACTCAAAGTCCAAATGTAAACaacagcaacaacaacaatcATCACCACCAAAATCTACTTCTACTGTTGTTGAAAAGGCAAGAGAAAGCGAACAAGTTGGTTTTGAGAATGACAAGAGTGGTGCTACTAAGGTTGTTTCTAGTTTCCAAGAACTGGGTTTGAAAGCTGAGATAATTGGGGCTTTGGGTGAGATGGGAATATGGGTTCCTTCGGAAATTCAGTGCGTTGGGATCCCAGCTTTGTTGGATGGGAAAAGTGTGGTCTTGAGTTCTGACTCTGGGTCTGGAAGGACTTTGGCTTACTTGTTGCCTCTTATTCAG CTTCTGAGACAGGATGAGGCATTGCTAAGTGTGAAGCCAAAGCATCCCCGAGCTATTGTTTTATGCACCTCAGAGGAACAATGCGACCAG GGTTTTCAAGTAGCAGGCTGCATCAGCCATCATGCGACGATGAAATCTGCCATGGAAAGTGGTTCTGGCAAATCAAGAACCTCAGAGAATTTGCCAAATGACTCAATTGGCATGCTTGTTGCAACTCCTAGTGAGACTATTAAGTACATTGAGGAACGAAGTGTTGTTCCAGATGACATCAAATACCTG GTATTGGATGAAATGGACACTATGTTTGGTCATGGCCTTGGTTCTGAAATTCACAAGATCCTTTCGTTAATAAAGAATCGTACATCAAAAGCCAAAGACTTTGGACTTCAAACTGTTTTAGTGACTTCAACAATAACAAAG ATGTTGGGAAATCGGTTATCTCCTCTTATGGAGCATCTTGAGCAAAATAATGCCGGAAAGGTGGCTGCAATGATGCTGGAGATGGATCAACAAGAGGTATTTGACCTCACTCAGTCTCTGGATGCTTTGAAGATAAAAATTGACGAAGCAATGGATTCCCTTCATTTGTCTTGA